In one Pseudomonas sp. 31-12 genomic region, the following are encoded:
- a CDS encoding S-type pyocin domain-containing protein → MAQQVHNDGTSGSVVIRSGPPASSGGSGGGGGGGGVSGGFGKTSKKKKKARKRAIEAARQAKENERVQAGIQAQALAAQAQAQAQAAAARAQEQSRVQALHQFLNGLAQRHDAIRTEVDRSFAVKASQLAPSLEHEISGVRRPPDSGSSERWQLYTITKEKNEIDGLIARKTAELNAKNAVARSFDGHDPFTRTSNDYLTRLGAFGQALNDGHQIWESAYNAAHEVRLLSAQINALTEKSNALARHHAEQTVVWREREAVWEALRQFSEQRDARVRFKQQADEDSRVERVRRVNTLTVPMSTTAAGGMFLTREGVLVAQDVAAAIEAASRAAGRLLGDFARIAARTGPVFVTAMVYSPTLGNGELTPEQRRRLFHSVGVPAQSLGLADSSVLQSIADAGGSVEMAYRLKAETVPEGTAIIAVSTGGGIDAQVPVVNAVLDLLTGAYHAEIPGYPGRHLQFTPDVPSLRTTASQSGLAVITAQVQSIPEGVDLRIQDCIVCVPGLPPTYFSFGLPAMGSGVVTGIGQPAGLDWWKTASQASGAAIPVQIGDQFRGREVNSFGAFDETLWRTVGEYPALVAEFDEVNKKRLEQGFAPYAPKNTWVGERREFELRYQTLAELGENPFNLDKISITTPQSSQGRLGITPAILPWPIRPVGVGTWIPLVPPGIEHLGPTTSPVIPSIPAVYPGTPAIPVLPQNETFPAVDQGLVGGSIPGFPADMELPSSDVLFLDRRDDPGVATGVGQSVSGVWLGAAARGEGAPIPSHIADQLRGREFANFHRFREAFWKAVAADLTLSTQFHATNLRFLRKGTAPFPIGNDQYGGRVKYELHHQIEIAQGGAVYDMDNIVVMTPRRHVLVHKGGQHL, encoded by the coding sequence ATGGCACAACAAGTACATAACGATGGAACGTCAGGAAGTGTCGTCATCCGGTCGGGTCCGCCCGCTTCAAGCGGTGGTTCCGGTGGAGGTGGCGGCGGCGGAGGGGTTTCAGGCGGGTTCGGTAAAACCAGCAAGAAAAAGAAGAAGGCCCGAAAGCGGGCCATAGAGGCCGCTCGTCAGGCAAAGGAAAACGAGCGTGTGCAGGCAGGTATTCAAGCGCAAGCCTTGGCGGCTCAAGCTCAAGCTCAAGCTCAAGCAGCCGCGGCACGGGCTCAGGAGCAATCTCGCGTTCAGGCCTTGCACCAATTTCTCAACGGCCTGGCCCAGCGTCATGACGCTATCAGAACCGAGGTGGACCGAAGTTTTGCGGTTAAGGCCAGTCAACTCGCCCCCTCCCTTGAACATGAAATCTCCGGTGTTCGACGACCGCCGGACAGCGGTTCGAGCGAGCGTTGGCAGCTATACACCATCACCAAGGAAAAAAACGAAATTGACGGGCTGATCGCCCGAAAAACCGCAGAGCTCAATGCAAAGAACGCTGTTGCCAGGTCCTTTGATGGACACGATCCATTCACCCGCACTTCGAACGATTACCTGACGCGACTGGGGGCGTTCGGGCAAGCGCTCAATGACGGTCACCAGATCTGGGAAAGCGCTTACAACGCTGCCCACGAAGTGCGGCTTCTATCCGCGCAGATAAACGCGCTCACGGAAAAATCCAATGCGCTTGCCAGACATCATGCCGAGCAGACCGTTGTCTGGCGTGAGCGGGAAGCGGTGTGGGAGGCGCTCCGTCAGTTTTCCGAGCAGCGCGATGCTCGAGTCCGGTTCAAGCAGCAGGCTGATGAAGACTCTCGCGTCGAACGGGTCAGGCGGGTCAACACGCTGACTGTGCCCATGTCGACAACGGCCGCCGGCGGGATGTTTTTGACCCGTGAGGGTGTGCTCGTTGCTCAGGACGTCGCGGCGGCAATCGAGGCTGCTTCCAGAGCTGCGGGCAGGCTCCTTGGCGATTTTGCTCGCATTGCAGCCAGAACAGGACCGGTATTCGTTACTGCCATGGTGTACTCGCCGACGCTTGGCAATGGCGAGCTGACGCCCGAGCAACGCAGGCGCCTGTTCCATTCAGTCGGCGTGCCGGCGCAATCGCTGGGCCTCGCTGACAGCAGCGTCTTGCAATCGATCGCTGATGCGGGCGGATCGGTTGAAATGGCCTATCGGCTCAAAGCCGAAACGGTGCCGGAAGGCACCGCGATCATCGCCGTCAGTACCGGAGGCGGCATTGACGCACAGGTTCCGGTCGTCAATGCAGTGCTCGATCTTCTGACGGGGGCCTATCACGCCGAGATCCCCGGATATCCCGGCAGGCACTTGCAGTTCACTCCAGACGTCCCCTCTCTTCGGACAACGGCGAGTCAATCCGGATTGGCGGTGATCACTGCGCAGGTCCAGAGCATCCCGGAGGGTGTCGATCTACGCATACAGGATTGCATTGTGTGCGTGCCAGGCCTGCCACCGACTTACTTCTCTTTCGGTTTGCCGGCGATGGGATCTGGTGTCGTCACCGGCATCGGTCAACCCGCCGGCCTTGACTGGTGGAAAACAGCCAGCCAAGCGAGCGGTGCAGCTATCCCGGTACAGATTGGCGATCAGTTCCGTGGCCGGGAAGTCAATTCGTTCGGGGCCTTCGATGAAACGCTGTGGCGAACAGTTGGCGAGTACCCGGCCCTTGTCGCCGAATTCGATGAGGTGAACAAAAAACGCCTCGAGCAAGGCTTTGCACCCTATGCCCCGAAAAACACCTGGGTCGGTGAGCGGCGTGAATTCGAGTTGCGTTATCAAACGCTCGCAGAGCTTGGCGAAAACCCGTTCAACCTCGACAAAATCAGCATTACTACTCCGCAAAGCAGCCAAGGACGGCTGGGCATAACACCGGCAATTTTGCCTTGGCCAATACGTCCTGTTGGCGTCGGTACCTGGATACCCCTCGTTCCACCGGGGATCGAACACCTCGGTCCTACAACTTCACCGGTCATACCGTCGATTCCTGCGGTTTATCCCGGTACTCCGGCCATCCCGGTCCTACCTCAAAACGAGACGTTTCCGGCTGTTGATCAAGGTCTGGTCGGTGGCAGTATTCCCGGGTTCCCGGCGGACATGGAGTTGCCTTCGTCGGATGTTCTGTTTCTTGACCGGCGGGATGATCCGGGTGTCGCAACCGGGGTTGGGCAGTCGGTGTCAGGAGTCTGGCTGGGTGCAGCCGCTCGTGGGGAGGGAGCGCCTATTCCTTCGCATATTGCGGATCAGTTAAGAGGACGGGAGTTTGCTAACTTTCATCGATTCAGGGAGGCTTTTTGGAAGGCAGTGGCCGCTGACTTAACTTTAAGTACTCAATTCCATGCCACAAATTTAAGGTTTCTGCGCAAGGGCACTGCGCCATTTCCTATCGGAAATGATCAGTACGGAGGTCGAGTGAAATACGAGCTCCATCATCAGATAGAGATTGCGCAAGGAGGGGCGGTGTACGACATGGATAACATTGTCGTAATGACGCCGAGACGACACGTTCTCGTACATAAGGGTGGTCAGCACCTATGA
- a CDS encoding YciI family protein, translating into MRFMIIVKASPDSEAGVMPTEELMTAMGNYNEELTKAGILIECDGLQPSSKGARVRFSGEKRTVIDGPFAETKELIAGYWIWEVKSKEEAIEWVKRCPNPMPGTEAEIEIRPIYGAEDFGEEFTPQLREQEERIREQMKKR; encoded by the coding sequence ATGCGATTCATGATCATTGTGAAAGCCAGCCCGGACTCCGAGGCCGGTGTTATGCCCACCGAGGAACTGATGACCGCGATGGGCAATTACAACGAAGAGCTGACCAAGGCCGGCATCCTCATTGAGTGCGACGGCCTGCAACCGAGCAGCAAAGGCGCCCGGGTGCGATTCTCGGGCGAAAAACGCACGGTCATCGACGGCCCGTTCGCCGAAACCAAGGAGCTGATCGCCGGTTATTGGATATGGGAGGTCAAGTCGAAAGAGGAAGCGATCGAGTGGGTCAAACGCTGCCCCAATCCGATGCCGGGTACCGAAGCTGAGATCGAGATTCGCCCTATATATGGGGCCGAAGATTTCGGCGAAGAGTTCACCCCGCAACTGCGCGAGCAGGAAGAACGGATTCGCGAGCAGATGAAAAAGCGTTGA